In Populus alba chromosome 4, ASM523922v2, whole genome shotgun sequence, the genomic window tatttttaattttaaagtctaGTATCTTAGACAAGTTATGAGATTTTCTACATAAAAATTGTAAACTTGTTTGAATTTAAGATGCTCATGGTAGCTCCCTCAATTACAATCAACTCAATAATTAATGAATCTATAAATGTTTACAGGTAACTAgttgaactaaaaaataaattaaatatgtcTAACGTAtgtgtataattaaataacttttcaagtAACtgtctaaaacaaaaatattgtgtCGAAACACTTTCAGTcctttaaaacttatttttataattttttttcttacagagAAAAGTGTATTCAgtaaaccaaaattttaaaatacaatcaaataaaaaaatgttagattttttttttttcggaacACACAAACaaatccttaattaatttctaataagaaaaatcaattagacTATTTCAATTGTTGCATTAAATGCAACGTCTAAATTTGGGCGCTTTGACTGGCTGGTTTCTTTGAGCTTCAGCAAGACAAAGACTCCTCCAGAGGACatgaaaaacttattttgtCAATCCTAGCCCTAACAGTGGCAAGTTAATACAATGATTTTACTGGTTAACTCTTCAATCCACAACCAAATCCaagctaaatttaaaattacatcaaataaaaattaatttgagagatttaaattaataaaattttaaattggaaGCCGATTTATTAACATTGGCCATAACCCAATAAGTCATTGTAAACACTATCTCAAGATGATGTTTACGGCACACCAGCttctaataataagaaaattgtCTTTACTATATAACACTAGGATTAaccgatgatgatgatgatttaattaatcatctTAAAAATTGTCAACCAAgtatacaataattaattaacaaagtaATAGACACCAAGTATAGTGAAAAAAGGAATCAAAGGCACTATTATTACGATGAACAAAAATCATGTTAGTATATCATATACAaaaagaatcaacaaatcatatTAACAAGGAGGTAGTTGATGATTAAGCTCCCAATTAATTAGCACTAGAAAAGCTTGCTTCCAAATTCCTCTTCAGTATCCTCCTCAATATTTCTTAAAGAAGATGAAGCTGCAAGGATTCTGAGGTCTGATAGGCTCCTGCCTAGCTGTAATGCCACCTTCATTTCATACACTTGTCCATTTTCTCTTCCCCATACATTTGTCTCGTTTATGTTTGACTCTATAGATTCTTCCATGAGCTTAAAGAAACCTGCATTGCTTCTATACATCTCAAATATCATCCCAACTTGGCCTCCATGCTCCACTGCATTCACTACGCTTGCCAAGGCACCGCCAGCAACTCCTAATATCACAGCCCATGGGTTAGTAGCTCCCACGAAAGCTGACCCCAAAGCTCCAAGACCGGTAAGCAGAGGACCAGAAAACGCCAGCACCTTGTGAGCTTTCAAGGCCTTTTCACTCAATCTCAAGTAATCTGCCTTGTCTTTTCTCTTCAAAACCCCAACAATTTCTCTCATTTCATCTTCCAACTCTCTATTCCACCCGTTTCCTTCTATCTTCTTACCAAGCCCTTTCGCTTGTTTTCGCCCTTGTTGAGGCCACCAAACTGCGGGCTCTACACTTGATGGGTATCTTTCAAGCATGGCGCCTAATAATGGAAGTGGATATGCCTTGTCTAAAGCCAGAACATTCTCCGTTGCTTCGTTGACATCACAAACAGTAGGACTGCCAACGGACAACAAAGTTTGAATCTGGCCGTGAAGCTGCTTAAAACAACCTAGCAGCATTCCTTTGCTCTTCAGCAAGCTGTGATGGCTGGATCTTATTCATTATCGCCAACACTCCGGTTGCTGCAAGATATAGTAT contains:
- the LOC118050877 gene encoding probable F-box protein At4g22030, which produces MASLQVSGMAVSGSSSSCCSHKSLVRASINGPKIRIGPLSLPRLSSKDFIEELSIRSGGYGIPITTQMEKGTGPMTSSSDPVVVAKLYAIMEAVADRIEMHKNIGEQRDNWNHLLLSSIHAMTLTAATMCGLAAASASGEPLAGLKVSSTILYLAATGVLAIMNKIQPSQLAEEQRNAASPTVCDVNEATENVLALDKAYPLPLLGAMLERYPSSVEPAVWWPQQGRKQAKGLGKKIEGNGWNRELEDEMREIVGVLKRKDKADYLRLSEKALKAHKVLAFSGPLLTGLGALGSAFVGATNPWAVILGVAGGALASVVNAVEHGGQVGMIFEMYRSNAGFFKLMEESIESNINETNVWGRENGQVYEMKVALQLGRSLSDLRILAASSSLRNIEEDTEEEFGSKLF